From a region of the Maridesulfovibrio ferrireducens genome:
- a CDS encoding FliI/YscN family ATPase translates to MADMKGCTELLSSIDPCRTYGKITKIVGLIAEGKGIKAPLGSVCHLMPGEDSVEPIPAEVVGFRDGACLFMPYGELHGIGPGCLIKSASAPPHIPVGMNLLGRAVDAFGQPIDGKGPIIPESFNPLHRDPPNPLERPRINEPLDVGVKAINSLLTLGKGQRVGIMAGSGVGKSTLLGMIARYTVADINVIALVGERGREVVEFMERDLGPEGMARSVLVIATSDKSPLLRMRAAYTATAIAEYFRDKQNDVILMMDSVTRFAMAGREVGLAAGEPPTRGGYTPSVFAQLPKLLERAGKSRLGSITGIYTVLVDGDDFTEPIADATRSILDGHIVLTRELADQGHYPCIDVLKSVSRVRGDITQNDVITAGRQVLRQLATFNKVEDMVNIGAYQTGANPEIDTAIKMVPAINLFLQQLVSEKQTLEESFNALLTLNAAGQAK, encoded by the coding sequence ATGGCTGACATGAAAGGTTGCACCGAGCTGCTCTCATCCATTGACCCTTGCCGCACTTACGGCAAAATAACCAAAATTGTCGGCCTGATTGCAGAAGGTAAAGGAATCAAGGCTCCTCTTGGTTCTGTGTGCCACCTCATGCCTGGAGAAGATTCTGTAGAACCTATTCCTGCTGAAGTTGTAGGGTTTCGTGACGGAGCTTGTTTGTTCATGCCCTACGGAGAACTTCATGGAATCGGCCCGGGATGTCTCATCAAAAGCGCAAGTGCTCCGCCTCATATTCCTGTCGGGATGAATCTGCTGGGAAGAGCCGTTGACGCATTCGGACAGCCTATTGACGGAAAAGGACCTATTATCCCTGAAAGCTTTAATCCTCTTCACCGTGATCCACCTAACCCCCTTGAAAGACCGCGCATCAATGAACCTCTTGATGTCGGTGTCAAAGCTATAAACAGCTTGCTGACACTCGGGAAAGGTCAACGAGTCGGTATCATGGCAGGTTCAGGTGTCGGAAAATCGACACTGCTCGGCATGATCGCAAGATACACTGTGGCAGACATCAATGTCATAGCTCTTGTCGGCGAACGTGGTCGAGAAGTTGTGGAATTTATGGAACGAGATTTAGGCCCTGAGGGCATGGCCCGCTCAGTCCTTGTTATTGCTACATCTGACAAAAGTCCTCTGCTACGCATGAGAGCGGCTTACACTGCCACCGCCATAGCTGAATATTTCCGGGATAAACAAAATGATGTCATCCTGATGATGGACTCTGTAACACGTTTCGCAATGGCTGGACGTGAAGTGGGACTTGCCGCAGGCGAACCGCCTACCCGCGGAGGATACACTCCTTCAGTTTTTGCACAGCTCCCAAAACTTCTTGAAAGAGCAGGTAAGAGTCGGCTTGGCTCCATAACAGGTATTTATACTGTTCTTGTCGACGGAGATGATTTCACCGAACCTATCGCAGATGCAACCCGCTCAATTCTTGACGGACATATAGTTCTCACCCGTGAACTGGCTGATCAGGGCCACTATCCATGCATCGATGTATTAAAGAGTGTAAGTCGAGTAAGAGGCGATATTACTCAAAATGATGTGATTACTGCCGGAAGGCAAGTTCTCAGACAACTTGCGACCTTCAACAAAGTTGAAGACATGGTTAATATCGGAGCCTATCAAACCGGAGCAAATCCAGAAATTGATACAGCCATTAAAATGGTTCCGGCTATAAACCTGTTTTTACAGCAGTTGGTTAGCGAGAAACAGACTCTTGAAGAAAGCTTTAATGCTCTTCTTACTTTGAATGCTGCCGGTCAGGCTAAATAA
- a CDS encoding transporter substrate-binding domain-containing protein produces the protein MIIHSKITFLIIATLFFITQNTLLASAAQLTISHSASMPPLSFLDDNGNPQGIIIDIWQLWSEETGIDVVFKLSNWDQALTSVANGDTDVHGGLFYTKERADKLHYSDKFFNFSGGLFVSKKLTDFKIDNLDNLNCGVIKEDFSKKFMEDNFPYVSLVIYDSCNKLIEAATQDRVQTFIADFPVAMHHLNKLGAENNFSYYKLFTKPIRPAVSKKHIDKLKPIVAGMNSIPKIKMERIIHKWLTLEKTSPGWTIPATVILLGIAFILILLFHKTDILRVLRSKKN, from the coding sequence GTGATTATTCATTCTAAAATAACATTTCTCATAATTGCTACACTATTTTTTATAACGCAAAACACTCTGCTCGCCTCAGCAGCCCAGCTTACAATATCCCATTCTGCTTCAATGCCTCCACTTTCTTTTCTCGACGACAACGGAAATCCTCAAGGAATCATTATAGATATATGGCAGTTATGGTCTGAAGAAACTGGAATTGATGTTGTTTTTAAACTTAGCAATTGGGATCAAGCTCTTACTTCAGTGGCAAATGGAGATACTGATGTACATGGAGGGCTCTTCTACACAAAAGAACGGGCTGATAAGCTGCACTACAGCGATAAATTCTTTAATTTTAGCGGAGGATTATTCGTCTCAAAAAAACTTACCGACTTCAAAATCGACAATCTTGATAACTTGAACTGCGGGGTAATAAAGGAAGATTTTTCAAAGAAATTTATGGAGGATAATTTCCCATACGTATCACTCGTCATTTATGACTCATGCAACAAGCTGATAGAAGCAGCAACCCAAGACAGGGTTCAAACATTTATAGCAGATTTTCCAGTCGCCATGCATCACCTTAACAAACTGGGAGCAGAAAATAATTTCAGCTATTATAAACTATTCACAAAACCAATACGCCCGGCTGTAAGCAAAAAACATATAGATAAGCTTAAACCTATTGTCGCAGGAATGAATTCAATCCCTAAAATAAAAATGGAAAGAATTATTCATAAATGGCTCACGCTGGAAAAGACTTCCCCCGGATGGACAATCCCTGCAACCGTTATCCTTTTGGGAATAGCCTTTATCCTGATCTTATTATTTCATAAAACAGACATACTCAGGGTTCTTAGATCAAAAAAGAATTAG
- a CDS encoding PP2C family protein-serine/threonine phosphatase, which yields MSVKVQKNKREDESPIILVVDDSITMRNFLTRVLEDDYQVVTAADGLECVDKYVEIRPSVILLDLLMPKMDGFDVIEKIRNFLGDPEVIIIVLTGQDEQDIKAKALNAGANDYLTKPFHVVELKARVGVAIRQVMLTRQLQSANSELQKAYDLIDDEVRLVARLQDKLLPTNVPFIKGLEIESLYRPSGRASGDYFDVFDLEDGVIRVIMADVSGHGPQAAFIMAIVRTLFKADGSETRDLAHSLFQINTHLVDLIGRDSYFVTLFAADIDFNAGVMKFLSAGHCPALIMQDGIMGEPLKAHVPPLGFFPVDCTLDERRFTSSLDLFLFTDGCYEWRMGNKFFSLEPFMDIAGKLMHTDSLNLDAIEDLLEKETGVRPVFDDDVTALSIRWKKGARD from the coding sequence GTGAGCGTTAAAGTTCAAAAGAATAAGCGAGAGGATGAATCTCCGATTATATTGGTTGTGGATGATTCCATTACTATGAGAAATTTTCTTACGAGAGTTCTTGAAGATGATTATCAGGTAGTGACCGCTGCTGACGGGCTTGAGTGTGTTGATAAATATGTTGAGATTCGTCCAAGTGTAATTCTGCTTGATTTACTTATGCCCAAAATGGATGGATTTGATGTAATTGAAAAGATACGTAATTTTCTCGGTGATCCTGAAGTAATTATAATTGTACTGACCGGGCAGGATGAGCAGGACATCAAGGCGAAAGCTCTTAATGCCGGTGCAAATGATTATTTGACCAAGCCTTTCCATGTTGTCGAGTTAAAGGCACGGGTCGGCGTAGCCATCAGGCAGGTCATGCTTACACGTCAATTGCAGTCTGCTAATTCCGAGCTGCAAAAAGCCTATGATCTCATTGATGATGAAGTTCGTTTGGTAGCGAGACTTCAGGATAAGCTTTTGCCGACCAATGTACCTTTTATTAAGGGTTTAGAGATTGAAAGTCTGTATAGGCCGTCAGGGCGAGCCAGTGGTGATTATTTTGACGTGTTTGACCTTGAAGACGGTGTAATCAGAGTTATTATGGCTGATGTTTCAGGGCACGGTCCTCAGGCTGCCTTTATTATGGCAATTGTCAGAACTTTGTTTAAAGCTGACGGCTCCGAGACTCGCGATCTGGCTCACAGTTTGTTTCAGATTAATACTCATCTGGTGGACTTGATTGGTAGAGACAGTTATTTTGTTACCCTTTTTGCTGCGGATATTGATTTCAATGCCGGAGTCATGAAATTTCTCAGTGCCGGGCATTGCCCTGCACTTATTATGCAGGATGGCATCATGGGGGAACCTTTGAAGGCCCATGTTCCTCCTTTAGGTTTTTTCCCGGTGGACTGCACTCTTGATGAGCGCCGATTTACCTCTTCATTGGATTTGTTTCTTTTCACGGATGGATGTTATGAATGGCGAATGGGGAATAAATTTTTCAGTCTTGAGCCGTTTATGGATATTGCCGGCAAGTTGATGCACACAGACAGCCTTAATCTTGATGCAATTGAAGACCTCTTGGAAAAAGAAACAGGAGTTCGCCCGGTCTTTGACGATGATGTTACGGCTCTTTCTATACGTTGGAAAAAGGGTGCTAGAGATTAA
- a CDS encoding HesA/MoeB/ThiF family protein, protein MSLEKDISEKFEGKYTEKIFSPEHSVKIAPLAVSKSISIELGLDQNYVERVAFKQGAVPERYARNLTTFSQKEQEKLFTSKVAVVGLGGLGGHLLESLARAGVGHIVACDGDVFEASNLNRQLLATENTLGQSKADAAYELIRKVNPAVFLDVKSEYLEAEQFEGFIKGADVVVDCLGGLKHRGQLKDAAAKLGIPLVTASVAGWAGIVSTVYPGDPSPSDFFGNNNGLEELLGTPVSAISTAVGVQSAEVLKILSGKGAGLTGKAFMFDLAGLYFDVVTL, encoded by the coding sequence ATGAGTTTAGAAAAAGATATTTCTGAAAAATTTGAAGGTAAATATACTGAAAAAATCTTTTCACCGGAGCATAGTGTAAAGATAGCTCCTCTTGCTGTTTCTAAATCCATATCAATAGAATTAGGGCTTGATCAGAATTATGTTGAGCGTGTTGCTTTTAAACAGGGAGCTGTTCCGGAAAGGTACGCCCGTAATCTGACAACTTTCAGTCAAAAGGAACAGGAAAAGCTTTTTACTTCAAAGGTCGCGGTGGTCGGTCTCGGAGGACTTGGTGGTCATTTACTTGAATCTTTAGCGCGGGCCGGAGTGGGGCATATTGTTGCATGTGACGGTGATGTTTTTGAAGCATCAAATCTGAACAGGCAACTTTTAGCTACCGAGAATACTTTGGGACAGTCAAAAGCTGATGCTGCTTATGAATTGATAAGAAAAGTTAATCCGGCAGTGTTTTTAGATGTTAAGTCTGAATACCTAGAAGCTGAGCAGTTTGAAGGTTTCATCAAAGGCGCGGATGTAGTTGTTGATTGTCTGGGGGGATTGAAACATCGGGGTCAACTTAAAGATGCTGCTGCAAAGCTTGGAATTCCTCTTGTTACCGCAAGTGTTGCCGGTTGGGCCGGAATTGTTTCAACAGTTTATCCGGGTGATCCCTCTCCGTCAGATTTTTTTGGCAACAATAATGGTCTTGAGGAATTGCTTGGAACTCCTGTGTCTGCAATATCAACTGCGGTAGGCGTTCAGAGTGCTGAAGTTCTTAAAATTCTCAGTGGTAAAGGGGCTGGTCTAACCGGTAAAGCTTTTATGTTTGATCTTGCCGGGTTATATTTTGATGTTGTAACCCTTTAG
- a CDS encoding MoaD/ThiS family protein, with translation MKINVTCFGHLAVFHVSGQSLEIEKGTVADELPDILGFSKKDAAMFFVGEQRVDPDYVITNGDIIKIFPPITGG, from the coding sequence ATGAAAATTAATGTAACCTGCTTTGGTCACCTTGCCGTATTTCATGTCAGCGGACAGTCTCTTGAAATTGAAAAGGGTACTGTTGCTGATGAATTACCCGATATTTTAGGCTTTTCTAAGAAAGATGCGGCCATGTTTTTTGTCGGTGAGCAGCGGGTTGATCCTGACTATGTGATTACTAACGGAGATATTATTAAGATATTTCCTCCGATAACAGGCGGGTGA
- the cysQ gene encoding 3'(2'),5'-bisphosphate nucleotidase CysQ translates to MIINISQIARDAGDAIMKVKKKGFKVTSKKDDSPVTQADLASNEVIMAALANLYPEIPVLSEEGTDIPFSIRQTWKEFFLVDPLDGTKEFIKDNGEFCVCIALMRNNRPVLGVIYAPTSDTLYTGSIETGAYVSRTDKDPERITTKPANENEGLIVVGSRSHPSPDLETYLSTIKVEKMTPAGSAIKFCLVAEGKAHIYPRFNPTMEWDTAAGQAIVESAGGSMLGLDGKPFPYNKENLKNKGFFVTA, encoded by the coding sequence ATGATAATTAATATCTCGCAAATCGCCCGTGATGCGGGAGATGCTATAATGAAAGTAAAAAAAAAGGGATTCAAAGTCACCAGTAAAAAAGATGACTCGCCCGTCACTCAAGCGGACTTAGCCTCTAACGAAGTTATTATGGCTGCCCTTGCAAATCTTTACCCTGAGATACCCGTTCTATCTGAAGAAGGAACCGACATTCCTTTCTCTATAAGGCAGACATGGAAAGAATTCTTTCTGGTCGATCCGCTGGACGGAACAAAAGAATTCATCAAAGATAACGGTGAATTTTGCGTCTGCATAGCGTTAATGCGTAACAACCGCCCCGTTCTCGGCGTTATTTACGCACCTACCAGCGACACATTGTATACCGGCAGTATAGAAACCGGTGCTTATGTAAGCAGAACCGATAAAGATCCAGAACGAATTACAACCAAACCTGCTAATGAAAATGAAGGCTTGATTGTTGTAGGCAGCAGGTCGCACCCTTCTCCTGATCTGGAAACATATCTCAGCACAATAAAAGTTGAAAAAATGACTCCCGCAGGAAGCGCAATTAAATTTTGCCTTGTTGCTGAAGGAAAGGCACATATTTATCCCAGATTCAACCCCACTATGGAATGGGATACCGCCGCAGGACAGGCCATTGTAGAATCAGCCGGAGGCTCAATGCTCGGACTTGACGGAAAACCTTTCCCCTACAATAAAGAAAATTTAAAAAACAAAGGCTTTTTTGTAACAGCCTGA
- a CDS encoding ATP-binding cassette domain-containing protein, which produces MSSKIVSMRNVSIELEQGPVLQSIDWNIKRGEHWAVLGPNGAGKTTLFRVLAGAVWPDDDKSREYYFDGKKTYSPIDAQERIYIVSPEQQDVFLKMGWDVSGEEAVLAGKDNTPFLYRLADEWEYEEVRSLMKTLGMESLAKRSIVAMSRGEGRKILIARALIARAEVIILDEFLEGIDQKSRAQLIEAIDAAAAAGITIVCSAHRDEELPTCINRTLHLADGKIDRCEDGLGKGVSCFIDGAQERIPPAVNRIEAGKTLFRLCDASVVFLGNTVLKNVDWEMNGGQNWAVLGDNGAGKSTLLRLLYGDAAAYAAEKQMERLPEKGDSLRSVRGRMGMVSASLQASFGEAVGRPIRILDLVISGFFASVGLFDEITDELREKAYEWLKFFGIEDLAERTTVQLSYGQLRKAFIARALVSEPDVLLLDEPLAGVDAASRKEIYNLLESLAAAGVAMVYVTHHKEELIPSISHVLEITDGKISFNGEKEEYLQSR; this is translated from the coding sequence ATGAGCAGCAAGATCGTTTCCATGCGCAATGTTTCCATTGAACTTGAACAGGGGCCAGTACTCCAATCAATTGACTGGAATATCAAACGAGGTGAGCATTGGGCCGTGCTTGGACCTAATGGTGCGGGAAAAACAACCCTGTTCAGAGTTCTTGCCGGGGCTGTTTGGCCTGATGATGACAAATCCCGCGAGTACTATTTTGACGGTAAAAAGACTTACAGTCCTATTGATGCTCAAGAACGTATATATATTGTTTCTCCCGAACAGCAGGATGTTTTTCTTAAAATGGGCTGGGATGTCAGCGGAGAAGAAGCTGTTCTCGCGGGAAAAGACAACACTCCCTTTCTTTATAGACTTGCAGACGAGTGGGAGTATGAAGAAGTCAGATCTTTGATGAAAACTCTCGGCATGGAGAGCCTTGCCAAAAGAAGTATTGTTGCAATGTCTCGCGGTGAAGGAAGAAAAATTCTTATTGCCCGCGCACTTATTGCCCGTGCAGAAGTGATTATTCTTGATGAATTTTTAGAAGGTATAGATCAGAAGTCGCGCGCTCAGTTGATTGAAGCCATTGATGCCGCCGCTGCCGCAGGAATAACAATTGTCTGCTCCGCTCACAGAGACGAAGAACTTCCTACGTGTATAAACAGAACTCTTCACTTAGCTGATGGAAAGATTGATCGCTGTGAAGACGGACTGGGCAAAGGGGTTTCCTGTTTTATCGACGGAGCTCAAGAACGTATACCACCAGCCGTTAATCGTATTGAAGCCGGGAAAACACTTTTCAGATTGTGTGATGCCAGTGTGGTTTTTCTCGGGAATACAGTTCTGAAGAACGTGGACTGGGAAATGAACGGCGGACAAAACTGGGCTGTTCTCGGTGATAACGGAGCCGGAAAATCTACTCTTTTACGTCTCCTTTACGGGGATGCAGCCGCCTATGCAGCTGAGAAACAGATGGAACGGCTGCCTGAAAAGGGAGATTCCTTACGTTCTGTTCGCGGGCGGATGGGAATGGTTTCTGCCTCGCTTCAAGCCTCTTTCGGGGAAGCCGTCGGACGACCTATCCGTATATTGGATCTTGTTATTTCCGGTTTTTTTGCTTCAGTGGGACTTTTTGATGAAATAACTGATGAACTTCGTGAAAAAGCTTACGAATGGTTGAAGTTCTTCGGCATCGAAGATTTAGCAGAACGAACTACAGTCCAGCTTTCATACGGACAATTGCGGAAAGCGTTTATCGCGCGTGCTCTGGTTTCAGAACCGGATGTATTGTTACTCGATGAACCTTTGGCCGGAGTTGATGCCGCTTCCCGTAAGGAAATATATAACTTGCTCGAATCCTTAGCTGCGGCAGGAGTGGCGATGGTTTATGTCACCCATCATAAAGAAGAGTTGATTCCGTCTATTTCACATGTTCTCGAAATTACTGACGGGAAGATTTCTTTCAACGGTGAGAAAGAGGAATATTTGCAAAGCAGGTAA
- a CDS encoding sulfite exporter TauE/SafE family protein, whose product MKYISDKRLLILCFTLLALLIPISGLCEEVLKAPDIIGNTNNPYILPDGSGPGFLISAAIGLVAGMLSSSIGAGGGFIVVPALMTAGISGIYAVGSEIFRLFLFSTIEAVRMGFHKRINYTFALILTAGTTVGGLAGFALSSNVFLADPAGNDVFISSMIILWLIVYSFIIVPDFREASHKYALALLRKQNAEKEKEAAVQMNSAETETKQVATEDGVLAAKPSPKEPDSEKNEIDQSAFISFPDEEPWEIARTIRTMKFPPYVNFPGTVKDDVEELELAPTGAEADPKDAAQQLADLADGQPYSKIPVIPALILATLGGFFMALTGSGGIILSFTILTRGFGCVAAMVAGTDLLGLAASSGVLTFGTFGLKGFINIYCITGLIFGTMTGIHLGGKAIRSIEPYRIKGLVSLLVISVIINRLLSLPGELRKSGASISHNLTTTLDQSALYIMIIGMVIFCGWLFYSLTADILSTIRPPKKEGAAK is encoded by the coding sequence ATGAAATACATTTCCGATAAACGCCTACTTATCTTATGTTTTACCCTTCTTGCTTTGCTGATCCCTATTTCCGGGCTTTGCGAAGAAGTCCTTAAAGCTCCCGACATTATTGGAAACACAAATAATCCTTACATACTGCCGGACGGGTCCGGTCCTGGATTTTTGATCTCAGCTGCAATCGGTCTCGTAGCCGGAATGCTAAGTTCGTCAATTGGAGCCGGAGGAGGATTTATAGTTGTTCCAGCCCTTATGACTGCCGGAATTTCAGGTATATATGCAGTCGGCTCAGAAATATTCAGATTATTCCTTTTCAGTACAATCGAAGCTGTGCGGATGGGATTCCACAAACGAATCAACTACACTTTTGCTCTGATTCTCACCGCAGGAACAACTGTCGGCGGACTTGCCGGATTCGCTCTGTCTTCAAATGTCTTTCTTGCTGACCCCGCCGGAAATGATGTCTTTATTTCATCGATGATAATCCTCTGGCTCATTGTATATTCATTCATCATCGTTCCTGATTTTCGCGAAGCTTCCCATAAATATGCACTTGCTCTTCTACGCAAGCAAAACGCTGAAAAAGAAAAAGAAGCTGCTGTGCAAATGAATTCGGCAGAAACCGAGACTAAGCAGGTGGCGACAGAAGACGGAGTTCTTGCGGCGAAGCCATCACCGAAGGAACCGGATTCAGAAAAAAACGAAATAGACCAGTCTGCTTTCATCTCATTTCCAGATGAAGAGCCTTGGGAAATAGCTCGTACAATCAGAACCATGAAATTCCCTCCATACGTAAACTTCCCTGGAACAGTTAAGGATGATGTCGAGGAACTGGAGCTTGCTCCGACAGGTGCTGAGGCCGATCCTAAAGATGCAGCACAACAACTTGCAGACCTGGCTGACGGACAGCCTTATTCTAAAATCCCTGTAATTCCTGCGCTTATCCTTGCCACCCTCGGTGGTTTTTTCATGGCTCTAACCGGCTCAGGCGGAATAATCTTAAGCTTCACAATCCTGACACGAGGCTTCGGATGTGTTGCAGCAATGGTGGCGGGAACAGATCTTCTAGGGTTAGCAGCCTCTTCCGGTGTGCTGACGTTTGGAACTTTCGGTCTTAAAGGATTTATAAATATTTATTGCATAACGGGGCTGATATTCGGAACCATGACCGGAATTCATCTAGGCGGAAAAGCAATAAGATCTATTGAGCCATACAGGATAAAAGGGCTTGTTTCCCTTCTGGTAATTTCTGTGATTATCAACAGACTCCTGTCTCTACCGGGAGAACTCAGAAAATCCGGAGCATCAATCTCTCATAATCTCACAACAACTCTTGATCAAAGCGCTCTATATATCATGATTATCGGAATGGTAATTTTCTGCGGCTGGCTTTTTTACTCATTGACAGCAGACATCCTCAGCACCATAAGACCGCCTAAAAAAGAAGGAGCAGCCAAATGA
- a CDS encoding DUF362 domain-containing protein, producing the protein MNQNKEPVAYFRLLEYESTFMDAAIDLILEETGFKINPGTKVLVKPNLVSARNPLACTHPNVTISLCRYLLDCGAIVTVGDSPSYGTAAQVSKAIGMTSGLAELGITPITLGRPVPLKLSFGKSIGISRDALETDMIINVPKLKAHCQFLVTGAVKNLFGTVVGFRKALAHTRFGETKGLMEKLVLEVAAKMPVAFNLMDAIYPMHVTGPISGKPFAMSLLAGSPNAYALDTAIYMLLGLSPKKVLLWKEISNQKIRGYDPDHIKYVIEPPDDFDTTDFQLPEILSPMEFEVVRLVKGRVKSLFNRIS; encoded by the coding sequence ATGAATCAGAACAAAGAACCAGTCGCCTACTTCCGCCTCCTTGAATATGAATCCACGTTCATGGACGCTGCAATTGATTTGATTCTTGAGGAAACCGGATTCAAAATAAATCCGGGCACAAAAGTTCTGGTTAAACCGAATTTAGTCTCGGCACGAAACCCTCTTGCCTGCACTCATCCAAATGTGACCATTTCCTTATGCCGCTACCTGCTTGATTGTGGAGCCATCGTAACAGTAGGAGACTCTCCCAGTTACGGTACTGCCGCGCAAGTTTCCAAAGCCATAGGTATGACGTCAGGTCTTGCTGAATTGGGAATTACACCCATAACACTTGGACGCCCTGTTCCGCTTAAACTTTCATTCGGTAAATCGATCGGAATTTCCCGCGACGCGCTGGAAACGGACATGATCATCAACGTCCCTAAACTTAAAGCTCACTGTCAGTTTTTAGTTACCGGAGCTGTCAAAAACCTTTTCGGCACTGTTGTCGGATTCAGAAAAGCCCTTGCTCACACCAGATTCGGCGAAACAAAGGGACTTATGGAAAAGCTGGTCCTTGAAGTTGCCGCAAAAATGCCGGTTGCTTTCAATCTAATGGACGCCATTTATCCCATGCATGTTACGGGACCGATAAGCGGTAAACCGTTTGCCATGAGCTTACTTGCAGGATCGCCTAATGCCTATGCTCTTGATACCGCAATTTACATGTTGCTAGGGTTAAGCCCGAAAAAAGTACTGCTCTGGAAAGAAATATCTAATCAAAAAATTCGAGGCTACGACCCCGATCATATTAAATATGTAATAGAGCCTCCCGACGACTTCGACACGACTGATTTTCAGCTTCCTGAAATATTGAGCCCTATGGAATTCGAAGTTGTCCGCCTTGTTAAAGGTAGAGTTAAAAGCCTTTTCAACAGAATAAGCTAA